A single window of Polaribacter sp. SA4-10 DNA harbors:
- a CDS encoding four helix bundle protein, with product MKESIVQKKSFEFSLKIISLYKKLQLEKEFVISNQILRSGTSIGANIEEALAGQSKRDFTAKMSISSKEARETKYWLRLLKESELTHLDVGSLILDIHELIRILTSIVKTSQINLTKN from the coding sequence ATGAAAGAAAGTATCGTTCAAAAAAAGAGTTTTGAGTTTTCATTGAAGATTATTTCTCTTTATAAAAAATTACAACTCGAAAAAGAATTTGTAATTTCAAATCAAATTTTGAGAAGTGGAACATCTATTGGAGCAAATATAGAAGAAGCTTTAGCTGGACAAAGTAAACGAGACTTTACTGCAAAAATGTCAATATCTTCAAAAGAAGCAAGAGAAACTAAATATTGGTTACGACTACTAAAAGAAAGCGAACTAACACATTTAGATGTAGGTTCTTTAATTTTGGATATTCATGAATTAATTAGAATTTTAACTTCAATTGTTAAGACTTCTCAAATTAATCTAACTAAAAACTAA
- the mutY gene encoding A/G-specific adenine glycosylase produces the protein MKFSNTLTYWYLQNNRELPWRKTKNPYFVWLSEIMLQQTRVAQGLSYYLKFTETFPTVFHLAKADESTVLKMWQGLGYYSRARNLHFTAKQISDELNGEFPSTYKEIIKLKGIGDYTASAISSICFNEPAAVVDGNVYRVLSRYFGIKTPINSSAGIKEFKALAQSLIDETQPGTFNQAIMDFGALHCKPQNPLCESCPFADSCVAVEKKLTKELPVKTKKTKVRNRFFNFLVIVTDTEKTILSERKGKGIWQGLHQFPLIESDKNIKKETLVSSEEFMNLFPEETTISLFNKKEIVHKLSHQHLYTQFWIVNIKNLPEATISWKEINKFPVPVLIANFLTEFLTKK, from the coding sequence ATGAAATTTTCTAACACATTAACTTACTGGTACTTACAAAACAACAGAGAACTGCCTTGGCGTAAAACTAAAAACCCATATTTTGTTTGGTTGTCAGAAATCATGCTACAGCAAACAAGAGTTGCTCAAGGATTGTCTTATTATTTAAAATTTACAGAGACATTTCCTACTGTTTTTCACCTTGCAAAAGCAGATGAAAGTACCGTTTTAAAAATGTGGCAAGGTTTAGGGTATTATTCTCGCGCAAGAAACCTCCATTTTACAGCAAAACAGATTTCTGATGAATTAAATGGCGAATTTCCTTCAACTTATAAAGAGATTATAAAATTGAAAGGAATTGGAGATTATACAGCTTCTGCAATTTCATCAATTTGTTTTAATGAACCTGCAGCAGTTGTTGATGGAAACGTTTACAGAGTACTTTCTCGCTATTTCGGGATTAAAACCCCTATTAACTCATCAGCAGGAATAAAAGAGTTTAAAGCATTAGCACAAAGCTTAATTGATGAAACACAACCAGGAACTTTTAATCAAGCAATTATGGATTTTGGCGCGCTGCATTGCAAACCACAAAATCCTTTGTGTGAAAGTTGCCCTTTTGCTGATAGTTGCGTTGCCGTAGAAAAAAAACTGACAAAAGAATTGCCCGTAAAAACAAAAAAAACAAAAGTTAGAAATCGGTTTTTTAATTTTTTAGTGATTGTAACTGATACTGAAAAAACCATTTTGTCTGAAAGAAAAGGGAAAGGAATTTGGCAAGGTTTACATCAGTTTCCTTTAATTGAAAGCGATAAAAATATTAAAAAAGAAACGCTAGTTTCATCCGAAGAATTTATGAACTTATTTCCTGAAGAAACCACTATTTCACTTTTCAATAAAAAAGAAATTGTACATAAATTATCACATCAACATTTATATACACAATTCTGGATTGTGAATATCAAAAATTTACCGGAAGCAACTATTAGCTGGAAAGAAATCAATAAATTTCCTGTTCCGGTTTTAATTGCCAATTTTTTAACCGAATTTCTTACAAAAAAGTGA
- the moaC gene encoding cyclic pyranopterin monophosphate synthase MoaC encodes MTFTHINKKGNPKMVNVSDKKITKRTAIAKAIMFLGKEVISHFTNEELITKKGPVFQTAIIAGIQGVKKTSELIPMCHPLLINGVDIDIEIIDSENIEIFCKVTIEGKTGVEMEALTGVNITCLTIYDMCKSISQEMVIKEVKLVEKTGGKSDIKNG; translated from the coding sequence ATGACTTTTACACACATAAACAAAAAAGGAAATCCTAAAATGGTCAATGTTTCTGATAAGAAAATTACCAAAAGAACGGCAATTGCAAAGGCAATTATGTTTTTAGGAAAAGAAGTGATTTCTCATTTTACAAATGAGGAGTTAATTACTAAAAAAGGCCCAGTTTTTCAAACTGCAATTATTGCCGGAATTCAAGGCGTAAAAAAGACCTCAGAATTGATTCCTATGTGTCACCCATTATTGATTAATGGCGTAGATATAGATATTGAAATTATTGATTCAGAAAATATAGAAATTTTTTGTAAAGTAACAATTGAAGGAAAAACAGGTGTAGAAATGGAAGCTTTAACGGGCGTAAATATTACCTGTCTAACGATTTATGATATGTGTAAAAGCATCAGTCAAGAAATGGTGATTAAAGAAGTAAAGTTGGTAGAAAAAACTGGCGGAAAATCGGATATTAAAAATGGCTAA
- a CDS encoding NTP transferase domain-containing protein: MAKHKKHTNLERRDNDNFAPNEIAILGTNCNTISDLVHKVSERLSNYKLAYFDASHAKEIQENKLSEFTFHHQGNLQITTSGNVNKFEQRLQFAQFDYVFINGNHYQGAKQILILDEEKEASVLKRLEQLDCIQFVIKLTKDTAYFSFLEEKYPHIKNSTCYTIDEFDKIANHINNLIQEKIAPVKGLVLVGGKSTRMGTDKSELNYHGKSQKEAAKELLETSNLETFYSVQSVSEKADEIHDKFLNLGPFGGICSAFQKDPNAAWLVLATDVPFINEEVIQLLLKHRNPSKVATAIKGKGKEFVEPLITIYEPKAYPVLLQYLAQGYSCPRKVLINSDVEIVEIDASFIRNINTPEEFDAAKKEINRH; encoded by the coding sequence ATGGCTAAACACAAAAAACATACAAACTTAGAAAGAAGAGATAACGATAATTTTGCTCCAAATGAAATAGCAATTCTAGGAACAAATTGTAATACTATCTCTGACTTGGTACATAAAGTTTCAGAAAGATTATCCAATTATAAATTGGCTTATTTTGATGCTTCTCATGCAAAAGAAATTCAAGAAAATAAGTTGTCTGAATTTACTTTTCATCATCAAGGAAATTTACAAATTACAACATCAGGTAACGTAAATAAGTTTGAACAACGATTACAATTTGCACAGTTTGACTATGTTTTTATTAATGGAAATCATTATCAAGGAGCAAAGCAAATTTTAATTCTAGATGAAGAAAAAGAAGCTTCAGTTTTAAAAAGATTAGAACAATTAGATTGTATTCAGTTTGTAATAAAATTGACAAAAGACACTGCGTATTTTTCTTTTTTAGAGGAGAAATATCCACATATAAAAAATAGCACTTGTTATACAATTGATGAGTTTGATAAAATTGCGAATCACATCAATAATTTAATTCAAGAAAAGATTGCTCCTGTAAAAGGGTTGGTTTTAGTTGGAGGAAAAAGTACTAGAATGGGAACTGATAAATCTGAATTGAATTATCATGGAAAATCTCAAAAAGAAGCTGCAAAAGAATTATTAGAAACTAGTAATTTAGAGACGTTTTACTCTGTTCAAAGTGTATCAGAAAAAGCAGATGAAATTCATGATAAATTTCTAAACTTAGGTCCTTTTGGCGGTATTTGTTCTGCGTTTCAAAAAGACCCAAATGCTGCTTGGTTAGTTTTGGCAACAGATGTTCCGTTTATTAATGAAGAAGTTATTCAGCTATTGTTAAAACATAGAAACCCTAGTAAAGTTGCAACTGCAATTAAAGGAAAAGGAAAGGAATTTGTAGAGCCATTAATTACAATTTATGAGCCAAAAGCATATCCTGTTTTATTGCAATATTTAGCACAAGGATATTCTTGTCCTAGAAAAGTATTGATAAATTCTGATGTAGAAATTGTAGAAATAGATGCTTCTTTTATCAGAAATATAAATACGCCAGAAGAATTTGATGCTGCTAAAAAAGAGATAAATAGACACTAA
- the moaA gene encoding GTP 3',8-cyclase MoaA — MSKLVDSFGRQINYLRLAVTDRCNLRCQYCMPAHGIDIVPRKELLTYKEMYRVVRVLTELGVNKIRLTGGEPFVRKDFVKFLEMLSFNDLLEDINITTNGALISNHITTLENLKKVKSINLSIDSLKAEKFNEITRRNAFDEVFKTMETLEKSTLNLKLNVVVQSGINTDEIRDFVRLTKDKNIAVRFIEEMPFNGKGQREMQENWTFKKILNEIKSEFLVEEIQSEKSSTSRNYSIENHVGTVGIIPAFTRTICNDCNRIRITSTGTFKNCLFDDGVFNLRDFIRDGASNDDLKELFLSLIKEKPENGFIAEANRKDGGASESMSTIGG; from the coding sequence ATGAGCAAATTAGTAGACAGTTTTGGAAGACAAATAAATTACCTTCGGTTAGCGGTTACAGATCGTTGTAATTTGCGTTGTCAGTATTGTATGCCAGCTCATGGAATTGATATTGTTCCAAGAAAAGAATTGCTAACGTACAAAGAGATGTACAGAGTAGTTAGGGTGTTAACAGAATTAGGCGTTAACAAAATTCGCTTAACAGGAGGAGAACCTTTTGTACGTAAAGATTTTGTTAAGTTTTTAGAAATGTTGTCTTTTAATGACTTGCTAGAAGATATTAATATTACCACAAACGGGGCGTTGATTTCTAATCATATTACAACCTTAGAAAATTTAAAAAAAGTAAAGAGTATCAATTTAAGTATTGATAGTTTAAAAGCTGAGAAATTTAACGAAATTACACGTAGAAACGCTTTTGATGAGGTTTTTAAAACCATGGAAACTTTAGAGAAAAGCACATTAAATTTAAAGCTAAATGTTGTTGTACAATCAGGAATAAATACTGATGAAATTAGAGACTTTGTTCGTTTAACAAAAGACAAAAATATTGCAGTTCGTTTTATAGAAGAAATGCCTTTTAATGGAAAAGGACAACGTGAAATGCAAGAGAATTGGACTTTTAAAAAAATTTTAAACGAAATAAAATCAGAATTTTTAGTTGAAGAAATTCAGTCTGAAAAATCATCAACATCAAGAAATTATTCTATAGAAAATCATGTAGGAACTGTTGGGATAATTCCTGCATTTACACGTACAATTTGTAACGATTGTAACCGAATTAGAATTACATCAACAGGAACATTTAAAAATTGTTTATTTGATGATGGTGTTTTTAATTTAAGAGATTTTATAAGAGACGGAGCATCTAATGACGATTTAAAAGAACTCTTTTTATCCTTAATAAAAGAGAAGCCAGAAAATGGTTTTATAGCAGAAGCAAATAGAAAAGATGGTGGTGCTTCTGAAAGTATGAGTACTATTGGAGGGTAG
- the gldE gene encoding gliding motility-associated protein GldE: MDPDPKLLFLLFETIDFLTAINGIVLIALLIGSALISGTEVAFFSLSQTDINELSNGGKEKNIVVTLLERPRKLLATILITNNFINILIVLLFASLAETLFSDFNYVLNFYFFTVPIRFLLEIILITFLILLFGEVLPKVYASRNALRFSKAMAKLIHVINIILSPFSMPLISLTKWIETKLGSKNTNFSVEILSQALELTSYGATTKDEQKILEGIVNFGNTETVQIMKPRIDIFALSDDEPYETVLEKILKNGYSRNPVYHEHIDVIIGVLYAKDLLAHLNKQSFKWQDLIREPFFVPENKKLDDLLGDFRARKNHLAIVVDEYGGTSGLVTLEDVIEEIVGDINDEFDDDDLTYSKIDKNNYIFEGKTTIKDFCKVLDDENEEIFEQEKGESETLAGFILEISRKFPKKGEKISFKNYTFTIEALDNKRIKQVKATRNA, translated from the coding sequence TTGGACCCAGACCCCAAGCTTTTATTTTTACTTTTTGAAACTATCGATTTCTTAACAGCAATAAACGGAATTGTTTTAATTGCTTTATTAATTGGTTCTGCATTGATTTCAGGCACAGAAGTTGCCTTTTTCTCATTATCACAAACCGATATAAACGAGCTTTCTAACGGAGGAAAAGAGAAAAATATTGTTGTAACTTTATTAGAAAGACCAAGAAAATTACTTGCAACAATTTTAATAACAAATAATTTTATAAATATTTTAATCGTACTGCTCTTTGCTTCATTAGCAGAAACTCTTTTTAGCGATTTTAACTACGTATTAAACTTCTATTTCTTTACGGTTCCTATTCGCTTTTTACTAGAAATTATTCTTATAACATTTTTAATTCTCTTGTTTGGCGAGGTTTTACCAAAAGTATATGCTTCTAGAAACGCACTTCGTTTCTCTAAAGCAATGGCTAAACTTATACATGTAATAAACATTATTTTATCACCATTTAGCATGCCACTGATCTCCTTAACAAAGTGGATAGAAACTAAATTAGGAAGTAAAAACACTAATTTTTCGGTTGAAATTTTATCACAAGCTTTAGAACTTACCTCCTACGGAGCAACGACTAAAGATGAGCAAAAAATATTAGAAGGAATTGTAAATTTTGGGAATACAGAAACGGTACAAATAATGAAACCAAGAATAGATATTTTTGCACTTTCTGATGATGAACCTTACGAAACTGTACTAGAAAAAATTCTTAAAAATGGGTATTCAAGAAATCCGGTTTACCATGAACATATAGACGTTATTATTGGCGTGTTATACGCCAAAGATTTGTTAGCACACTTAAACAAACAATCCTTTAAATGGCAAGATTTAATTCGTGAACCATTTTTTGTGCCAGAAAACAAAAAATTAGATGACTTATTAGGCGATTTTAGAGCGCGTAAAAATCATTTAGCAATCGTTGTAGATGAATACGGAGGAACTAGCGGATTAGTAACCCTTGAAGACGTAATAGAGGAAATTGTTGGCGATATAAATGATGAGTTTGACGATGATGATTTAACCTATTCAAAAATTGATAAAAACAATTATATTTTTGAAGGAAAAACCACTATTAAAGATTTTTGTAAAGTTTTAGATGATGAAAATGAAGAAATCTTTGAGCAAGAAAAAGGAGAAAGTGAAACACTTGCAGGTTTTATTTTAGAGATTTCTAGAAAATTCCCGAAAAAGGGTGAGAAAATAAGTTTCAAGAATTATACGTTTACTATTGAAGCGTTAGACAACAAACGCATAAAACAAGTAAAAGCAACTAGAAATGCGTAA
- the gldD gene encoding gliding motility lipoprotein GldD, translated as MRNLFLLIISIIFISCNDDVLPKPKAYLSLTYPEKKYEKLRIERPFSFEILKNTIVINEANNWLKIKYPDLKASIDITYRPVNNNLKELLTEAEKLVFKHTVKAEEIIPKDFVNPKKRVFGSIYEITGNAASHIQFHLTDSTHNFIKGSLYFYAKPNYDSILPAVNYIKEDILHLMETLEWKK; from the coding sequence ATGCGTAACCTCTTTCTCTTAATTATTTCCATCATTTTTATTTCTTGTAATGATGATGTTTTACCAAAACCAAAAGCATATTTGAGTTTAACATACCCAGAAAAAAAGTATGAAAAATTGCGGATTGAAAGGCCCTTTTCTTTTGAGATTTTAAAAAATACAATAGTAATTAACGAAGCTAATAATTGGTTAAAAATTAAATACCCAGACTTAAAAGCATCCATAGATATTACTTACAGACCTGTAAATAATAATTTAAAAGAACTACTTACTGAAGCAGAAAAATTAGTTTTTAAGCATACTGTAAAAGCGGAAGAAATTATTCCAAAAGATTTTGTGAATCCTAAAAAAAGAGTTTTTGGAAGCATCTATGAAATTACAGGAAATGCAGCTTCTCACATTCAGTTTCATCTAACAGACAGCACTCATAACTTTATAAAAGGTTCTTTATATTTTTACGCAAAACCAAACTACGACTCTATTTTACCTGCAGTAAATTATATAAAAGAAGATATTTTACATTTGATGGAAACTTTAGAGTGGAAAAAGTAA
- a CDS encoding molybdopterin molybdotransferase MoeA, with translation MISVEQALQTILNSTQYFGVEEIPFIKSVGRILKEDIKADRDFPPFNRVSMDGIAIDYASFKVGQRSFKIEGIQAAGSKQISLNNSVNCIEVMTGAVLPKNTNTVIRYEDVDIENGIATISIDEIKNAQNIHNKGKDGKVGDLLIKQNTKISAAEIGVLATVGKSLVKVAKQSKVMIVSTGDELVGVDEFPLEHQIRRSNVFTLVSLLERLNIPSETAHITDDKPVLKSKIKNYLQEYDVLLFSGAVSKGKFDFLPEVFEELGVEKLFHKVAQRPGKPFFYGKTNDCNVFGFPGNPISTFVNCLVYFYPWYYKSVGLEAKEETAILSEDVTFKPSLTYFLQVKLNSKFGHLVATPITGNGSGDLASLVNAGAFIQLPNDKTEFKKGEVYKIISYR, from the coding sequence ATGATTTCAGTAGAACAAGCTTTACAAACTATTTTAAATTCAACTCAATATTTTGGAGTTGAAGAAATTCCGTTTATAAAATCTGTAGGTAGAATTTTAAAAGAAGACATTAAAGCAGATAGAGATTTCCCGCCTTTTAACAGGGTTTCTATGGATGGAATTGCAATTGACTACGCTTCATTCAAAGTTGGACAAAGAAGCTTTAAAATTGAAGGAATTCAAGCGGCTGGAAGTAAGCAAATTTCTTTAAACAATTCAGTCAATTGTATAGAAGTAATGACAGGTGCGGTTTTGCCAAAAAACACAAATACTGTAATTAGATATGAAGATGTTGATATTGAAAACGGAATTGCAACCATTAGTATTGATGAAATCAAAAATGCCCAAAATATTCATAATAAAGGAAAAGATGGAAAAGTTGGCGATTTATTAATTAAGCAAAATACTAAAATTTCAGCAGCAGAAATAGGTGTTTTAGCAACGGTTGGAAAATCGTTAGTAAAAGTAGCAAAACAATCAAAAGTAATGATTGTTTCTACAGGTGATGAATTGGTTGGTGTTGATGAATTTCCGTTAGAACATCAAATTAGAAGAAGCAATGTTTTTACGTTGGTTTCTTTATTAGAACGCTTAAATATTCCTTCGGAAACGGCTCATATTACAGATGATAAACCTGTTTTAAAATCAAAAATAAAAAATTATTTACAAGAATATGATGTCTTGCTTTTTAGCGGTGCAGTAAGTAAAGGTAAATTTGATTTTTTACCAGAAGTTTTTGAAGAATTAGGGGTAGAAAAACTGTTTCACAAAGTGGCTCAAAGACCAGGGAAACCTTTCTTTTATGGTAAAACAAATGATTGCAATGTGTTCGGTTTTCCTGGAAATCCAATTTCGACATTTGTAAATTGTTTAGTGTATTTTTATCCTTGGTATTACAAATCAGTAGGATTAGAGGCTAAAGAGGAAACTGCAATTTTATCAGAAGATGTTACTTTTAAACCAAGTTTAACCTATTTTTTACAAGTAAAATTAAACTCTAAATTCGGACATTTAGTTGCGACTCCAATTACTGGAAACGGTTCCGGAGATTTAGCAAGTTTGGTAAATGCAGGTGCTTTTATTCAATTACCAAATGATAAAACTGAGTTTAAAAAAGGAGAGGTTTATAAAATAATTAGCTATCGCTAA
- a CDS encoding single-stranded DNA-binding protein, with product MAGTINKVILIGNLGDEVKMHYFDGGNAIGRFPIATSESYTNKQTGEKVTTTDWHNIVVRNKLAEICEKYLTKGDKVYVEGKLKNRQWEQDGIKRYSTEVQVTEMTFLSTKKSTENTNKTEENQPSSPVTPKSVAPEENDDLPF from the coding sequence ATGGCAGGGACAATAAACAAGGTAATTTTAATAGGTAATTTAGGCGATGAAGTGAAAATGCATTATTTTGATGGAGGAAACGCTATTGGAAGATTTCCTATTGCAACTAGTGAAAGCTATACAAATAAACAAACTGGAGAAAAAGTTACTACTACAGATTGGCATAATATTGTTGTTCGAAATAAATTAGCAGAAATTTGCGAAAAGTACTTAACCAAAGGCGATAAAGTCTATGTTGAAGGAAAACTAAAAAACCGTCAATGGGAACAAGATGGTATAAAACGTTATTCTACAGAAGTACAAGTTACCGAAATGACGTTTTTATCAACTAAGAAAAGCACAGAAAACACTAATAAAACTGAAGAAAATCAACCTTCTTCACCGGTAACTCCAAAATCTGTTGCACCAGAAGAAAATGATGATTTACCTTTTTAA
- a CDS encoding HesA/MoeB/ThiF family protein: MKPTKNQLFKRQITLSEIGKVGQQKLQNAAVLVVGCGGLGSPIAVFLASSGVGKIHLVDFDTVDITNLHRQVFYSLEDVDKPKAAVLSEFIKKRAPFTTVSFTNNPITKDNVFDLISDVDIVVDGTDSLPTKYLLNDACVIKNKPLVYGSLYKFDGYVSTFNVKQKDGSYSSNLRDAFPKMATDIPNCSTTGTLNSIVGMIATQQVNEVLKLITGIGKPLTNELLIYNSLQNTQLKMKLKPIVLKEQITELFKAQTYFDIACATQNPDWQISPKDLKEKLEDKNIEIIAVLANLELPFKVNKTIPIQEFNVDEIKIDKSKTYVMVCQRGFNSYKATTKLKEKYPDLKVLNLTGGISSY; encoded by the coding sequence ATGAAACCAACAAAAAATCAACTTTTTAAACGTCAAATTACTTTATCAGAAATTGGTAAAGTTGGGCAACAAAAATTACAAAACGCAGCTGTTTTGGTTGTTGGTTGTGGAGGTTTAGGGAGTCCGATTGCAGTTTTTTTGGCTTCAAGTGGGGTTGGAAAAATTCATTTAGTTGATTTTGATACCGTAGATATTACCAATTTACACAGACAAGTTTTTTATTCTTTAGAAGATGTTGATAAACCCAAAGCAGCAGTTTTATCTGAATTTATAAAAAAAAGAGCGCCTTTTACAACCGTAAGCTTTACAAACAATCCAATTACAAAAGACAATGTTTTCGATTTGATTTCTGATGTAGATATTGTAGTTGATGGAACAGATTCTTTGCCAACAAAATACTTATTAAATGACGCTTGTGTTATAAAAAACAAACCGTTGGTTTACGGTTCTTTGTATAAATTTGATGGCTATGTTTCTACTTTTAATGTGAAACAAAAAGACGGAAGTTATTCATCAAATTTAAGAGATGCATTTCCGAAAATGGCAACAGATATTCCTAATTGTTCAACAACTGGAACTCTAAATTCAATTGTTGGTATGATTGCTACACAACAAGTAAATGAAGTTTTAAAACTGATTACCGGAATTGGAAAACCATTAACAAATGAGTTGTTGATTTATAATTCCCTTCAAAATACGCAATTAAAAATGAAGCTAAAACCAATTGTTTTAAAAGAACAAATTACTGAACTTTTTAAGGCGCAAACCTATTTTGATATTGCTTGTGCTACTCAGAATCCTGATTGGCAAATATCACCTAAGGATTTAAAAGAAAAATTGGAAGATAAAAATATTGAAATTATTGCAGTTTTAGCCAATTTAGAGTTGCCTTTTAAGGTGAATAAAACAATTCCTATTCAAGAATTTAATGTTGATGAAATTAAAATTGATAAAAGTAAAACCTATGTTATGGTTTGTCAAAGAGGCTTTAATAGTTACAAAGCAACTACAAAACTGAAAGAAAAATATCCGGACTTAAAAGTGCTGAATTTAACAGGGGGAATTTCTAGTTATTAA
- a CDS encoding DNA mismatch repair protein MutS — MKNPFAFYTQEKSVLENQAKVLKNKSRNLSVFRFAVFLTTCFLIYLTFGKYPDVFIIAFLGFSLFGVLVVKYLNLKRERKILNEKIRINTTEITVLEQNSYDLESGKEFINPTHFYSNDIDLFGVGSFFQYINRTVTKDGKNLLANTLTENKIDAILEKQNVIKELSQKTKWRQHFNAIASLVTVKNTTGFITDWIGNYTAVLPSFLPTLTKIYSVISIGIIGFVSFGNLSFTYITIWFFIGLFITAKYLKKTSNLYSETDKVRETFKQYHELLDEIENETFQSKTLKEKQEIIKSEDKKSATIFKSFSKILDAFDQRNNILIAVVGNGFFLTEINNACKVERWIHNYKHTVEKWFEVVAFFDAQNSLGNVVFNHPNYVFPEITSEKNVISATNLGHPLLTSEKRIDNNFCINKEEFFIVTGANMAGKSTFLRTVSLSIVMANCGLPVCAETFKYAPIKLITSMRTSDSLTEDESYFYSELKRLKFIVDEIATEDYFIILDEILKGTNSKDKAIGSKKFVEKLTKSKSTGIIATHDVSLCELENEFSGIKNYYFDAEIIEDELYFDYTFKKGICKNMNASFLLKKMEIV, encoded by the coding sequence ATGAAAAACCCCTTTGCGTTTTACACTCAAGAAAAATCAGTTTTAGAAAATCAGGCTAAAGTATTAAAAAATAAATCTCGGAATTTGAGTGTTTTCAGGTTTGCTGTTTTTTTAACTACATGCTTTTTAATTTATCTTACGTTTGGTAAATACCCAGATGTTTTTATTATTGCCTTTTTAGGTTTTTCATTGTTTGGTGTTTTAGTAGTTAAATATTTAAATCTCAAAAGAGAACGAAAAATACTTAATGAGAAAATTAGAATTAATACTACTGAAATTACTGTTTTAGAACAGAATTCTTATGACTTAGAATCTGGTAAAGAATTTATAAACCCCACTCATTTTTATAGTAATGATATCGATTTGTTTGGTGTTGGTTCTTTCTTTCAATATATAAACAGAACTGTAACCAAAGATGGTAAAAACCTTTTAGCAAACACGCTTACAGAAAATAAAATTGATGCTATTTTAGAGAAACAAAACGTGATAAAAGAACTGTCACAAAAAACAAAATGGCGACAACATTTTAACGCGATTGCAAGTTTAGTAACTGTAAAAAATACTACTGGTTTTATAACAGATTGGATTGGGAATTACACTGCTGTTTTACCAAGCTTTTTACCAACACTAACAAAAATATACTCTGTTATTTCTATAGGTATAATTGGTTTTGTGTCTTTTGGTAATTTATCTTTCACCTATATTACAATTTGGTTTTTTATAGGACTTTTTATTACTGCAAAATATTTAAAAAAAACGAGTAACTTATATTCAGAAACAGACAAAGTAAGAGAAACTTTTAAGCAATATCATGAATTATTAGATGAGATTGAAAATGAGACTTTTCAATCAAAAACATTAAAAGAAAAACAAGAAATTATTAAATCTGAAGATAAAAAATCAGCTACTATATTTAAATCATTTTCTAAAATTTTAGACGCTTTTGATCAAAGAAATAATATACTAATTGCTGTTGTTGGAAATGGATTTTTTTTAACAGAGATAAACAATGCTTGCAAAGTTGAAAGATGGATACATAATTATAAACATACAGTTGAGAAATGGTTTGAAGTAGTCGCTTTTTTTGATGCTCAAAACTCTTTAGGAAATGTTGTTTTTAATCATCCAAACTATGTTTTTCCAGAAATAACTTCAGAAAAAAATGTTATTTCTGCTACCAATTTAGGGCACCCTTTATTGACGTCAGAAAAAAGAATTGACAATAATTTTTGTATCAATAAAGAAGAATTTTTTATTGTTACTGGAGCAAATATGGCGGGTAAGAGTACCTTTTTAAGAACGGTTTCCTTATCAATTGTTATGGCAAATTGTGGTTTACCTGTTTGTGCAGAAACTTTTAAATATGCTCCAATAAAGTTAATTACAAGTATGAGAACTTCAGATTCTTTAACGGAAGACGAATCTTATTTTTATTCTGAATTAAAACGTTTAAAGTTTATTGTTGATGAAATTGCAACCGAAGATTACTTTATTATTTTAGATGAAATTTTAAAAGGAACAAACAGTAAAGACAAAGCAATTGGATCTAAAAAGTTTGTAGAAAAGTTAACAAAATCTAAATCTACAGGAATTATTGCAACACACGATGTGAGTTTGTGTGAATTAGAAAATGAGTTTTCTGGTATTAAAAACTATTATTTTGATGCAGAAATTATTGAAGATGAACTTTACTTTGACTACACATTTAAGAAGGGAATTTGTAAAAATATGAATGCTTCATTTTTATTGAAAAAAATGGAAATTGTATAA